Within Polyangia bacterium, the genomic segment GGACCTGTCCTGCGTTTCCGCAGGGCGGCGACGGCGACGGCGACGGCGGCGATGCTGGCCTCCGTCGGGCTGGGTGGCGGCGTCGGGTGCGTCAGCATCGATGGCGGTTCGGTCGAGTTTTCGTGGGTGCTGCGCACCGCCGACGGTCGCGCCATCGGCGACTGCGGCTGCAGCAACCCGCCGGTGGCCAGCGTGAGGCTGAACCTGCGGCTGGTCAGCGCGGCCGGCACCGACGAAGGCGCCATGCCCTGTGCCGGCCGGACCCAATGTCAGTTTTCCTGCCAGCGCCAGACCGGGGCCACCCCGTTTGACATTCCCGAGACCAAACCCGACCAGCTGTACCTGGTCTCCATCGACGCCCTGGCCGCCGACGGCTCCGCCCTGCCGACGATCAAGACCCCGCCGCCGGTGGCGCGAAGCGTGGTCAGGGGGCAGCCGACCGACATGGGCGCCTTACTATTGGTGACGGAATGCGCGGACGCATGTTCGGGTGTGAATGGTCAGGGGGTGTGCGCCCGTCCATGAAAATGACGAACGACCGTTGTGATCGCACAATGCGAATCAACCATAGGAGACGGCCATGACACGGGCGACGTTTGGAAAGCTTGGGGCGCTGGTGCTGATCGGTGTGACCGCGACGGCGATTTCGGGGTGCGGAGGGGGAGGCTGTCACGGCGAGGTGGACATCACCTGGACCGTGGTGGATTCCAACAACACGCCGATCACTTGCGAGCAGGCGGGCGCCGCGACGGTCTTGCTAAAAATGGACGACCACGTGTCGCCACCGTTCCCGTGCAACGCCTACCAGGGGCGGGCACCGGGACTGGCGGTCGGAACGTATACCGCCGCTCTGCAGTTGCAGGACGTCAATGGCAATGTGTTGTCGCAGACGCCCGACATGCAAGTGCCAATCAACGCCGCTTGCGGCGCGACGGTTCTGCCGCAAACGGCTTTCGAAGTAGCGACGCCCTGAGCCCGCCGGTGCTATAAGCGGCGGCCATGCAAGCGGGCATGCGAGTTTGGGCGGCCGTCGCGGCGGTTCTGGCGCTGGCGGGCGGCTTCGGCTGTCACAGCGACGGCAGCTATCAGATGACCTGGTCGTTTTCCGCCGCCGCCGACGGAACGCCAGTCATGGCGGACGCTTTGGCCTGCGCCAGCAGCGGCGTGTTCTCCATTCGCGTCGTCGGGACCAGCACGGAAGGCGACGGCGACGAAGTGGAGACGCCGTGTGCGCCGGGCCAGCTGACGCGCGGGGTGCCTCCCGGGACATGGTCGTTCACCGTGACCGCGCTGGACGGCCGCGGGCGCTACCATGGCGATCAGTTTCCCGAGCCATCCGCCGACGCCGACGCCGAGGCAGATGCTGGCATCATCGACTACTTGCAAGCGATGGCGGGTCCCGCGACGGTGGTGCGCGATCAGACCGTGACAATTCCGGTCGTCATGCTGACACCCGGGCCGACCTGCAGCGACGGCGTCGACAACAACGACGATGGCCGTATCGACCTGGACGATCCGACCTGCAGGGGCAATCCCGACGGCACCGAGGGCGCCGCGCTGCCGCTGCCGCCCTCGGACGCCGGGGCCGACGAATCTCCTTGAGGGAGGGCTGCGGGCAGGTGCGCCGCATCTGGCGCCCCGTGGTCATTGGGTTAAGCTTGACGTATGCCTGAGTTGCCGCCGGGGCGGCGCCCCTCGTCCCCCTCGGGGTATCCGTCGTGGACCCGCCCGATCCGCGAACGCTTGACCCCCGCCATCAAGGCGCTGGTCATCGTCCAGGTTCTGTTGTTCGCGTTCTACAAGCTGGTGCCGCAAAGCCACACCCTGTTGGCCGAGCATCTGGCCCTTGGTCCGGGGCTTTTCGCGGGCGAAGTCTGGCAGCTTATGACGTCGCTTTTTCTTCACACCGACGGCGTGACCTTGCTCTTGAACCTGATCGGCCTTTGGTTCGTCGGGGCGTTCACGGAGCGCACCAGCGGGACACGCCGGTTCCTGCTGCTGTTCCTGGGCGCCGGGGTGCTGTCGAACCTGGCGATGGCCGGCGTGGCGCGCCTGGGGATGTATCAAAACGGCGAGATATTCTTCGGCGCTTCGTACGCCATCCTGGCCTTGTTCGTGGCCTACGGACGCACGTTCGGCCGAGCGCAGACGCAGATCCTGGGCGGCCTTTTCATGCAGGCGCAGAACCTGTCGCTGCTGCTGGTCGGATTTTCGGTGGTGATGAATCTGTACCAGCGCGACTGGGCAGGATTGGCCGGCAGCCTGACCGCCGCCGCTGTCGGGTACTTCATGGCCGGCGGCAACCTGCGCGAGATGGTGGGCGCCGTGCGCCGCTGGGTTCCGCGCCGGGCGCGCCGCCGCTACCGGGTCCTGGATGGCGGACAGGCGAGCGCCGGTAAGCGCCAGAAGTACTGGAATTAAAGCGTCCCGCCCGTAGTTCGCCTTTGCTTTGCGACAGGCGCGCGGTAAGTTGGCCCTTCGTATCAGTCTGCTGGGGGAGCTTGAAGGGCCATTGGGGCTCGGACGGCTGAGAGGTGCGGCGATTGGGAACGACCGCCGTACGACCCCTGAACCTGATCCGGGTAATGCCGGCGAAGGAAAGCGAGGCCCGATGAGCGCGCAGGACGGTCAGGGAAGCAAAGACAGCAAGGGACCAGTTTCCGCCGCCAACGGTAATGGCGACAGCGGCCGCGGCAAACGCCTGGCCACCGTGACCGTCGATCCCGTGGACGGCCTGGCCCCGCTGGACGATTTCCCCGCCTCCGAGCGCGTGTTCAAGACCGACGGCGATATCCGCGTCCCCGTTCGCCGCATCGCCATCGGCGATGGCGAGCCGCCCGTTGACGTCTATGACACCTTCGGCCCGCGCGCCGAGGACCTGCACCAGGGCCTGCCCAAGCTGCGCCAGCCCTGGATCGATCGCCGCGTCGCCCGCGGCGACACCAACTTCAGTCAGATGCACTATGCCCGTCGTGGCGAGATCACCGAAGAGATGCGCTTTGTGGCTCTGCGCGAGAACGTCACACCGCAATTCGTGTGCGACGAAGTGGCCCGCGGCCGCGCCATCATCCCCGCCAATCGCTGCCACCCCGAATCCGAGCCGATGATCATCGGGCGCAACTTCCTGGTGAAGATCAACGCCAACATCGGCAACTCCGCCGTCTCGTCGTCGATCGGCGAAGAGGTGGACAAACTGCGCTGGTCGGTCAAGTGGGGCGCTGACACGGTGATGGATCTGTCCACCGGCAAGAACATCCACGACACGCGCGAATGGATTGTCCGCAACTCGCCGGTGCCGATCGGAACGGTGCCGATCTACCAGGCGCTGGAAAAAGTGAATGGCAAGGCCGAGGACCTGACCATCGACCTTTTCATCGACACGCTGGTCGAACAGGCCGAGCAGGGCGTCGACTACTTCACCATCCACGCCGGCGTGTTGCTGCGCTATGTGCCGCTGACGGCGCGGCGGGTGACCGGCATCGTCTCGCGCGGCGGATCGATCATGGCCAAGTGGTGCCTGGCCCACCACCAGGAAAATTTTCTCTACACCCACTTCGAACGCATCTGCGAGGTGATGAAGAAATATGACGTCGCCTTCAGCCTGGGCGACGGCCTGCGCCCCGGCTGCATCGCCGACGCCAACGACGAGGCCCAGTTCGCCGAGCTGCGTACGCTGGGCGAGCTGACCCAGATCGCCTGGAAGCACGACGTGCAGGTGATGATCGAAGGTCCCGGCCACGTACCCATGCACAAGATTCAAGAGAACATGGACAAGCAGCTGACCATCTGCCACCAGGCGCCGTTTTACACGCTGGGGCCGCTGGTCACGGACATCGCCCCCGGTTACGACCACATCACCTCGGCGATCGGCGCGGCGATGATCGGCTGGTTCGGGACCGCGATGCTCTGCTACGTCACGCCGAAGGAACACCTGGGCCTGCCGAACCGCAAGGACGTAAAAGACGGCGTCATCGCCTACAAGATCGCCGCCCACGCCGCCGATCTGGCCAAAGGCCACCCGGGTGCCCAGGCGCGCGACAACGCGCTGTCGAAGGCGCGCTTTGAATTTCGCTGGCAGGATCAATTCAACCTGTCGCTGGATCCCGACACCGCCCGCGACTTTCACGACGAGACGCTGCCGGCGCCAGCGGCCAAGGGCGCGCACTTCTGCTCGATGTGCGGGCCGCACTTCTGCTCGATGAAGATCACCCAGGACGTGCGCGACTACGCCGACAGCCTGGGCATGGCGCCAGACAAAGCGCTGGAAGAAGGCCTGCGCGAAAAAGCCGCCGCCTTCAATGACAGCGGCCAGAACCTGTACGCTGCCGGCGGCGCACCGGCCGTCGGATCGCAGGAGTAGGCCCGACCTTGATGCGCGCCTGGCGGACCATTTCGCGGCCTTTTTGCCCGGGGGCGCTGCTTCTGGCGGCGGCCCTGGTCGGGGCCGGCTGCAGCAGCGCGGGCGATGACCCGGGGCCCGCTGTGCCGGTGCAACCGGCAGGCATCTACGCCCAGATGTGCGCCCGCTGTCATGGCCCCGGCGGCCACGGCGATCCGGAGATCAAGAAGACCTTGCCCAACGTGCGCGACTTCGCCGACCCGGTTTTTCAAGCCCAATCCAGCTATGAAGAGATCGGCCGGGTGATCATGACCGGCAAGGGACAGATGCCCGCTTTCGGCGCTGCGTTGAGCATGCCGAAGATTCAGGCCCTCTCAGGCTACGTCAAACGCCTGGGCAAACCGTCGGCGCCGCACTAAAATCCGCGGCGATATGCGCGTGCGCGTTCGCTTACGGCGTAGGCCGTGGTCCTTGATTGTCATCGGTTTGCTGATCGCCATCTTCGCTGCCGGCGGGGCGGCACGCGCTGGCGACTACGGCAAGGTGTACGCGGAAGGTTTGCGGCACTCGCGCAAGGGGGCGGCGCTGGCCGGCGTCAACAACTGCAAGGCGGCGGTGCCGGAGTACACCAAGGCGTTCAAGATGCTGAAGGATCCGGTGCTGCTGTTCAACCGCGCCGAGTGCTTCCGCGCGTTGGGACAGAACGACAACGCGCTCATCGACTATCGTCAGTTTC encodes:
- a CDS encoding rhomboid family intramembrane serine protease → MPELPPGRRPSSPSGYPSWTRPIRERLTPAIKALVIVQVLLFAFYKLVPQSHTLLAEHLALGPGLFAGEVWQLMTSLFLHTDGVTLLLNLIGLWFVGAFTERTSGTRRFLLLFLGAGVLSNLAMAGVARLGMYQNGEIFFGASYAILALFVAYGRTFGRAQTQILGGLFMQAQNLSLLLVGFSVVMNLYQRDWAGLAGSLTAAAVGYFMAGGNLREMVGAVRRWVPRRARRRYRVLDGGQASAGKRQKYWN
- the thiC gene encoding phosphomethylpyrimidine synthase ThiC; this encodes MSAQDGQGSKDSKGPVSAANGNGDSGRGKRLATVTVDPVDGLAPLDDFPASERVFKTDGDIRVPVRRIAIGDGEPPVDVYDTFGPRAEDLHQGLPKLRQPWIDRRVARGDTNFSQMHYARRGEITEEMRFVALRENVTPQFVCDEVARGRAIIPANRCHPESEPMIIGRNFLVKINANIGNSAVSSSIGEEVDKLRWSVKWGADTVMDLSTGKNIHDTREWIVRNSPVPIGTVPIYQALEKVNGKAEDLTIDLFIDTLVEQAEQGVDYFTIHAGVLLRYVPLTARRVTGIVSRGGSIMAKWCLAHHQENFLYTHFERICEVMKKYDVAFSLGDGLRPGCIADANDEAQFAELRTLGELTQIAWKHDVQVMIEGPGHVPMHKIQENMDKQLTICHQAPFYTLGPLVTDIAPGYDHITSAIGAAMIGWFGTAMLCYVTPKEHLGLPNRKDVKDGVIAYKIAAHAADLAKGHPGAQARDNALSKARFEFRWQDQFNLSLDPDTARDFHDETLPAPAAKGAHFCSMCGPHFCSMKITQDVRDYADSLGMAPDKALEEGLREKAAAFNDSGQNLYAAGGAPAVGSQE
- a CDS encoding cytochrome c; translation: MRAWRTISRPFCPGALLLAAALVGAGCSSAGDDPGPAVPVQPAGIYAQMCARCHGPGGHGDPEIKKTLPNVRDFADPVFQAQSSYEEIGRVIMTGKGQMPAFGAALSMPKIQALSGYVKRLGKPSAPH